From the genome of Bradyrhizobium elkanii USDA 76, one region includes:
- a CDS encoding DUF1801 domain-containing protein — protein sequence MTASERIDRMIEDLTDWRGKTLASLRKSILAADPEIIEEWKWMGSPVWSRDGIIAVGNAHKGKVKLTFMYGAQLPDPDKLFNTGFEGNARRAIDLFEGDKVNAPALKTLIRAAIELNHAKSRKSAKKPAKKAAGTRATAKKKA from the coding sequence ATGACGGCATCGGAACGTATCGACCGGATGATCGAGGATCTCACCGACTGGCGCGGCAAGACGCTCGCCAGCCTGCGCAAGAGCATCCTCGCCGCCGATCCTGAGATCATCGAGGAGTGGAAGTGGATGGGCAGCCCGGTGTGGTCGCGCGACGGGATCATCGCGGTCGGCAACGCCCACAAGGGCAAGGTCAAGCTGACCTTCATGTATGGCGCGCAGCTGCCGGACCCCGACAAACTGTTCAACACCGGCTTCGAGGGCAATGCGCGGCGCGCGATCGATCTGTTCGAGGGCGACAAGGTCAACGCCCCTGCGCTGAAGACGCTCATTCGTGCCGCGATCGAGCTCAACCACGCCAAATCCAGGAAATCCGCGAAGAAGCCTGCGAAGAAGGCCGCCGGTACCCGCGCGACCGCGAAGAAGAAGGCGTGA
- a CDS encoding GNAT family N-acetyltransferase, producing the protein MIKTRLATSPDADSISALLTANGGDRGGMLLGQWPREAIETRIANGQPIVVATDDEGRLLGALLTSEKGYDEAPPVQAMLKAWPGQADAYVYGPVCVSRDARGLGVLEALYAKLQATFPGREAILFIREDNPRSLKAHLRLGMREVARYDFGGKVLIVLSDRPDA; encoded by the coding sequence ATGATCAAGACCAGGCTCGCCACATCGCCGGACGCGGACTCCATCTCCGCGCTGCTGACGGCCAACGGCGGCGACCGCGGCGGCATGCTGCTCGGGCAATGGCCGCGCGAGGCGATCGAGACGCGCATTGCAAACGGGCAGCCGATCGTCGTCGCGACCGATGATGAGGGCAGGTTGCTCGGCGCGCTCCTGACGTCGGAGAAGGGATATGACGAGGCGCCGCCGGTGCAGGCCATGCTGAAGGCCTGGCCAGGGCAGGCAGATGCGTATGTCTATGGTCCGGTGTGCGTCTCGCGGGACGCGCGCGGCCTTGGCGTTCTGGAGGCGTTATACGCCAAGCTTCAGGCGACGTTCCCCGGCCGCGAGGCAATCCTCTTCATCAGGGAAGACAACCCGCGCTCGCTCAAGGCGCATCTGCGACTCGGCATGCGCGAGGTTGCGCGATACGACTTCGGCGGCAAGGTCTTGATTGTCCTGAGCGACAGGCCCGACGCGTGA